In the Sarcophilus harrisii chromosome 3, mSarHar1.11, whole genome shotgun sequence genome, one interval contains:
- the EML2 gene encoding echinoderm microtubule-associated protein-like 2 isoform X2, producing MADDSLSGSGMEVDDRVSALEQRLQLQEDELAVLKAALADALRRLRVCEEQGTAIRARATPKGRAPLRLGPAATVCQLLKGFPSRSSVNGVLTPRRPGGYATSPSSPKKEATSGRSHSGRRCPSPERLSSVRRDERSRTTSSSSNCSGKKDGKTKEVIFSLEEGSVKMYLRGRPVPMLIPDSLAPTYSLDTRPELPAKRFKLDWVYGYRGRDCRANLYLLPTGEIVYFVASVGVLYSVEEQRQRHYLGHTDDIKCLAVHPDMVTIATGQVAGTTKEGKPLPPHVRVWDSVSLSTLHVLGLGAFDRAVCCVGFSKSNGGNLLCAVDDSNDHVLSVWDWAKEQKVTEVKCSNEAVLVATFHPTEPNLIITCGKSHIYFWNLEGGNLSKRQGIFEKHEKPKYVLSVAFTEGGDVVTGDSSGNIYIWGKGGTRISQAVPGAHEGGVFGLCVLRDGTLVSGGGRDRRVVLWGRDYSQLQEVEVPEALGPVRTVAEGRGDELFVGTTRNSILRGSIHTGFSALVQGHTEELWGLAAHPSRSQFVTCGQDKQVHLWSADSHQPIWSKIIEDPARSAGFHPSGSVLAVGTVTGRWLLLDTETHDLVAIHTDGNEQISVVSFSPDGAFLAVGSHDNLVYVYSVSEGGRKVARLGKCSGHSSFITHLDWAEDSSCFVTNSGDYEILYWDPATCKQITSADMVRNVEWATATCVLGFGVFGIWSEGVDGTDINAVARSHEGTLLASADDFGKVHLFAYPCSHPRAPSHKYGGHSSHVTNVAFLWDDSAALSAGGKDTSVLQWRVV from the exons ATGGCAG ATGACAGCCTGTCCGGGAGCGGCATGGAGGTGGACGACCGCGTGTCGGCGCTGGAGCAGCGGCTGCAGCTGCAGGAGGACGAGCTGGCTGTACTGAAGGCGGCGCTGGCCGACGCCCTGCGCCGGCTCCGCGTGTGTGAGGAGCAGGGAACGGCGATCCGCGCGCGCGCGACCCCCAAAGGCCGAGCCCCGCTGCGCCTGGGCCCCGCAGCCACAG tATGCCAGCTCCTGAAAGGCTTCCCCTCCCGATCCTCGGTGAATGGCGTGCTGACCCCCAGGCGCCCTGGGGGCTACGCCACCTCGCCCTCCTCCCCCAAGAAGGAAGCGACCTCGGGGAGAAG CCACAGCGGGCGGCGTTGCCCTTCTCCGGAACGCCTCTCCTCGGTCCGCCGGGATGAGCGCAGCCGCACCACATCCTCCAGCAGCAACTGCAGCGGCAAGAAGGACGG CAAGACCAAAGAAGTTATCTTCAGCCTGG AGGAGGGATCCGTGAAGATGTACCTTCGGGGCCGCCCGGTGCCCATGCTGATCCCCGACTCTCTGGCGCCCACTTACAGCCTGGACACGCGCCCAGAGCTCCCTGCTAAGCGATTCAAGTTGGACTGGGT CTACGGGTACCGGGGGCGGGACTGCCGGGCCAACCTCTACCTGCTGCCCACGGGGGAGATCGTGTACTTCGTGGCCTCCGTGGGCGTCCTCTACAGCGTGGAGGAACAGAGGCAGCGCCACTATCTGGGCCACACCGACGACATCAAGTG cCTGGCAGTTCATCCTGACATGGTCACCATCGCCACGGGACAAGTGGCTGGGACCACCAAAGAGGGCAAG CCACTGCCTCCCCACGTGAGGGTCTGGGACTCGGTTTCCCTCTCTACTCTGCACGTGCTAGGTCTGGGTGCTTTTGACCGAGCTGTCTGTTGTGTGGGCTTCTCCAAGTCA AATGGAGGGAACCTACTCTGTGCTGTGGATGACTCCAACGACCACGTGCTGTCTGTGTGGGACTGGGCCAAGGAGCAAAAAGTGACTGAAGTCAAG TGTTCCAACGAGGCCGTCCTGGTAGCCACCTTCCATCCCACTGAGCCCAACCTCATCATCACTTGTGGGAAGTCCCACATCTACTTCTGGAACCTTGAAGGAGGAAACCTGAGCAAGAGGCAAGGGATCTTTGAG aAACATGAGAAGCCCAAGTACGTGCTGAGTGTCGCCTTCACTGAGGGCGGCGATGTGGTCACTGGAGATTCCAGTGGCAACATCTACATCTGGGGAAAAG GGGGGACTCGGATCAGCCAGGCGGTGCCCGGGGCCCACGAGGGCGGTGTCTTCGGCCTGTGCGTCCTGCGGGACGGGACGCTGGTGTCTGGGGGCGGCCGAGACCGGCGCGTGGTGCTCTGGGGGCGGGACTACAGCCAACTGCAGGAGGTTGAG GTCCCAGAGGCCCTTGGGCCAGTGCGCACAGTGGCAGAAGGCCGGGGAGATGAGCTGTTTGTGGGCACAACCCGCAACTCCATCCTTCGGGGCTCCATCCACACTGGTTTCTCTGCCCTGGTCCAG GGCCACACTGAGGAGCTCTGGGGTCTGGCTGCCCACCCCAGCCGAAGCCAGTTTGTCACCTGTGGCCAGGACAAGCAAGTACACTTGTGGAGTGCCGATTCCCACCAACCCATATGGAGCAAGATCATAGAG GATCCTGCCCGTTCAGCTGGCTTTCACCCCAGTGGTTCTGTCCTGGCTGTGGGTACAGTCACTGGCAG GTGGCTCCTCCTGGACACCGAGACCCACGACCTCGTAGCCATCCATACAGATGGTAACGAGCAGATCTCCGTGGTCAGCTTTTCCCCAG ATGGGGCGTTCCTGGCCGTGGGCTCCCACGACAACCTAGTGTACGTGTACAGTGTGAGCGAGGGAGGCCGCAAAGTCGCCCGGCTGGGGAAATGCTCG GGTCACTCCAGCTTTATAACACATCTGGACTGGGCAGAGGACAGCTCCTGCTTTGTCACCAACTCAGGGGACTATGAGATCTTGTACT GGGATCCAGCCACATGTAAGCAAATCACGAGCGCAGACATGGTGCGGAATGTGGAGTGGGCGACAGCCACCTGCGTCCTGGGATTCGGCGTGTTCG GGATCTGGTCTGAGGGAGTCGATGGCACTGACATCAATGCAGTGGCCCGTTCCCACGAGGGGACGCTGCTGGCTTCGGCGGATGATTTCGGCAAAGTGCATCTGTTCGCCTATCCTTGTTCTCATCCCAGG GCACCAAGCCACAAATACGGGGGCCACAGCAGCCACGTGACCAACGTGGCCTTCCTGTGGGATGATTCGGCTGCTCTTTCAGCTGGTGGCAAAGACACCAGTGTCTTGCAGTGGCGGGTGGTCTGA
- the EML2 gene encoding echinoderm microtubule-associated protein-like 2 isoform X4, which translates to MSSFGPGKTKEVIFSLEEGSVKMYLRGRPVPMLIPDSLAPTYSLDTRPELPAKRFKLDWVYGYRGRDCRANLYLLPTGEIVYFVASVGVLYSVEEQRQRHYLGHTDDIKCLAVHPDMVTIATGQVAGTTKEGKPLPPHVRVWDSVSLSTLHVLGLGAFDRAVCCVGFSKSNGGNLLCAVDDSNDHVLSVWDWAKEQKVTEVKCSNEAVLVATFHPTEPNLIITCGKSHIYFWNLEGGNLSKRQGIFEKHEKPKYVLSVAFTEGGDVVTGDSSGNIYIWGKGGTRISQAVPGAHEGGVFGLCVLRDGTLVSGGGRDRRVVLWGRDYSQLQEVEVPEALGPVRTVAEGRGDELFVGTTRNSILRGSIHTGFSALVQGHTEELWGLAAHPSRSQFVTCGQDKQVHLWSADSHQPIWSKIIEDPARSAGFHPSGSVLAVGTVTGRWLLLDTETHDLVAIHTDGNEQISVVSFSPDGAFLAVGSHDNLVYVYSVSEGGRKVARLGKCSGHSSFITHLDWAEDSSCFVTNSGDYEILYWDPATCKQITSADMVRNVEWATATCVLGFGVFGIWSEGVDGTDINAVARSHEGTLLASADDFGKVHLFAYPCSHPRAPSHKYGGHSSHVTNVAFLWDDSAALSAGGKDTSVLQWRVV; encoded by the exons ATGAGCAGCTTCGGACCTGG CAAGACCAAAGAAGTTATCTTCAGCCTGG AGGAGGGATCCGTGAAGATGTACCTTCGGGGCCGCCCGGTGCCCATGCTGATCCCCGACTCTCTGGCGCCCACTTACAGCCTGGACACGCGCCCAGAGCTCCCTGCTAAGCGATTCAAGTTGGACTGGGT CTACGGGTACCGGGGGCGGGACTGCCGGGCCAACCTCTACCTGCTGCCCACGGGGGAGATCGTGTACTTCGTGGCCTCCGTGGGCGTCCTCTACAGCGTGGAGGAACAGAGGCAGCGCCACTATCTGGGCCACACCGACGACATCAAGTG cCTGGCAGTTCATCCTGACATGGTCACCATCGCCACGGGACAAGTGGCTGGGACCACCAAAGAGGGCAAG CCACTGCCTCCCCACGTGAGGGTCTGGGACTCGGTTTCCCTCTCTACTCTGCACGTGCTAGGTCTGGGTGCTTTTGACCGAGCTGTCTGTTGTGTGGGCTTCTCCAAGTCA AATGGAGGGAACCTACTCTGTGCTGTGGATGACTCCAACGACCACGTGCTGTCTGTGTGGGACTGGGCCAAGGAGCAAAAAGTGACTGAAGTCAAG TGTTCCAACGAGGCCGTCCTGGTAGCCACCTTCCATCCCACTGAGCCCAACCTCATCATCACTTGTGGGAAGTCCCACATCTACTTCTGGAACCTTGAAGGAGGAAACCTGAGCAAGAGGCAAGGGATCTTTGAG aAACATGAGAAGCCCAAGTACGTGCTGAGTGTCGCCTTCACTGAGGGCGGCGATGTGGTCACTGGAGATTCCAGTGGCAACATCTACATCTGGGGAAAAG GGGGGACTCGGATCAGCCAGGCGGTGCCCGGGGCCCACGAGGGCGGTGTCTTCGGCCTGTGCGTCCTGCGGGACGGGACGCTGGTGTCTGGGGGCGGCCGAGACCGGCGCGTGGTGCTCTGGGGGCGGGACTACAGCCAACTGCAGGAGGTTGAG GTCCCAGAGGCCCTTGGGCCAGTGCGCACAGTGGCAGAAGGCCGGGGAGATGAGCTGTTTGTGGGCACAACCCGCAACTCCATCCTTCGGGGCTCCATCCACACTGGTTTCTCTGCCCTGGTCCAG GGCCACACTGAGGAGCTCTGGGGTCTGGCTGCCCACCCCAGCCGAAGCCAGTTTGTCACCTGTGGCCAGGACAAGCAAGTACACTTGTGGAGTGCCGATTCCCACCAACCCATATGGAGCAAGATCATAGAG GATCCTGCCCGTTCAGCTGGCTTTCACCCCAGTGGTTCTGTCCTGGCTGTGGGTACAGTCACTGGCAG GTGGCTCCTCCTGGACACCGAGACCCACGACCTCGTAGCCATCCATACAGATGGTAACGAGCAGATCTCCGTGGTCAGCTTTTCCCCAG ATGGGGCGTTCCTGGCCGTGGGCTCCCACGACAACCTAGTGTACGTGTACAGTGTGAGCGAGGGAGGCCGCAAAGTCGCCCGGCTGGGGAAATGCTCG GGTCACTCCAGCTTTATAACACATCTGGACTGGGCAGAGGACAGCTCCTGCTTTGTCACCAACTCAGGGGACTATGAGATCTTGTACT GGGATCCAGCCACATGTAAGCAAATCACGAGCGCAGACATGGTGCGGAATGTGGAGTGGGCGACAGCCACCTGCGTCCTGGGATTCGGCGTGTTCG GGATCTGGTCTGAGGGAGTCGATGGCACTGACATCAATGCAGTGGCCCGTTCCCACGAGGGGACGCTGCTGGCTTCGGCGGATGATTTCGGCAAAGTGCATCTGTTCGCCTATCCTTGTTCTCATCCCAGG GCACCAAGCCACAAATACGGGGGCCACAGCAGCCACGTGACCAACGTGGCCTTCCTGTGGGATGATTCGGCTGCTCTTTCAGCTGGTGGCAAAGACACCAGTGTCTTGCAGTGGCGGGTGGTCTGA
- the EML2 gene encoding echinoderm microtubule-associated protein-like 2 isoform X3, with protein MSSFGPGLSFPLCKTIVCTRRIQRPVVTRQPSSWKSLRWLPRAFSSLPAHIPSLQDARFRTRGAVMLLVLSGKTKEVIFSLEEGSVKMYLRGRPVPMLIPDSLAPTYSLDTRPELPAKRFKLDWVYGYRGRDCRANLYLLPTGEIVYFVASVGVLYSVEEQRQRHYLGHTDDIKCLAVHPDMVTIATGQVAGTTKEGKPLPPHVRVWDSVSLSTLHVLGLGAFDRAVCCVGFSKSNGGNLLCAVDDSNDHVLSVWDWAKEQKVTEVKCSNEAVLVATFHPTEPNLIITCGKSHIYFWNLEGGNLSKRQGIFEKHEKPKYVLSVAFTEGGDVVTGDSSGNIYIWGKGGTRISQAVPGAHEGGVFGLCVLRDGTLVSGGGRDRRVVLWGRDYSQLQEVEVPEALGPVRTVAEGRGDELFVGTTRNSILRGSIHTGFSALVQGHTEELWGLAAHPSRSQFVTCGQDKQVHLWSADSHQPIWSKIIEDPARSAGFHPSGSVLAVGTVTGRWLLLDTETHDLVAIHTDGNEQISVVSFSPDGAFLAVGSHDNLVYVYSVSEGGRKVARLGKCSGHSSFITHLDWAEDSSCFVTNSGDYEILYWDPATCKQITSADMVRNVEWATATCVLGFGVFGIWSEGVDGTDINAVARSHEGTLLASADDFGKVHLFAYPCSHPRAPSHKYGGHSSHVTNVAFLWDDSAALSAGGKDTSVLQWRVV; from the exons ATGAGCAGCTTCGGACCTGG cctcagtttccccctgtgTAAAACGATCGTTTGCACCAGACGTATCCAAAGGCCCGTAGTCACCCGACAGCCTAGCAGTTGGAAGAGTCTCCGGTGGCTTCCAAGAGCTTTTTCATCCCTGCCGGCCCATATCCCAAGCCTTCAAGATGCAAGATTTAGGACACGTGGGGCTGTGATGCTGCTAGTGCTCTCAGG CAAGACCAAAGAAGTTATCTTCAGCCTGG AGGAGGGATCCGTGAAGATGTACCTTCGGGGCCGCCCGGTGCCCATGCTGATCCCCGACTCTCTGGCGCCCACTTACAGCCTGGACACGCGCCCAGAGCTCCCTGCTAAGCGATTCAAGTTGGACTGGGT CTACGGGTACCGGGGGCGGGACTGCCGGGCCAACCTCTACCTGCTGCCCACGGGGGAGATCGTGTACTTCGTGGCCTCCGTGGGCGTCCTCTACAGCGTGGAGGAACAGAGGCAGCGCCACTATCTGGGCCACACCGACGACATCAAGTG cCTGGCAGTTCATCCTGACATGGTCACCATCGCCACGGGACAAGTGGCTGGGACCACCAAAGAGGGCAAG CCACTGCCTCCCCACGTGAGGGTCTGGGACTCGGTTTCCCTCTCTACTCTGCACGTGCTAGGTCTGGGTGCTTTTGACCGAGCTGTCTGTTGTGTGGGCTTCTCCAAGTCA AATGGAGGGAACCTACTCTGTGCTGTGGATGACTCCAACGACCACGTGCTGTCTGTGTGGGACTGGGCCAAGGAGCAAAAAGTGACTGAAGTCAAG TGTTCCAACGAGGCCGTCCTGGTAGCCACCTTCCATCCCACTGAGCCCAACCTCATCATCACTTGTGGGAAGTCCCACATCTACTTCTGGAACCTTGAAGGAGGAAACCTGAGCAAGAGGCAAGGGATCTTTGAG aAACATGAGAAGCCCAAGTACGTGCTGAGTGTCGCCTTCACTGAGGGCGGCGATGTGGTCACTGGAGATTCCAGTGGCAACATCTACATCTGGGGAAAAG GGGGGACTCGGATCAGCCAGGCGGTGCCCGGGGCCCACGAGGGCGGTGTCTTCGGCCTGTGCGTCCTGCGGGACGGGACGCTGGTGTCTGGGGGCGGCCGAGACCGGCGCGTGGTGCTCTGGGGGCGGGACTACAGCCAACTGCAGGAGGTTGAG GTCCCAGAGGCCCTTGGGCCAGTGCGCACAGTGGCAGAAGGCCGGGGAGATGAGCTGTTTGTGGGCACAACCCGCAACTCCATCCTTCGGGGCTCCATCCACACTGGTTTCTCTGCCCTGGTCCAG GGCCACACTGAGGAGCTCTGGGGTCTGGCTGCCCACCCCAGCCGAAGCCAGTTTGTCACCTGTGGCCAGGACAAGCAAGTACACTTGTGGAGTGCCGATTCCCACCAACCCATATGGAGCAAGATCATAGAG GATCCTGCCCGTTCAGCTGGCTTTCACCCCAGTGGTTCTGTCCTGGCTGTGGGTACAGTCACTGGCAG GTGGCTCCTCCTGGACACCGAGACCCACGACCTCGTAGCCATCCATACAGATGGTAACGAGCAGATCTCCGTGGTCAGCTTTTCCCCAG ATGGGGCGTTCCTGGCCGTGGGCTCCCACGACAACCTAGTGTACGTGTACAGTGTGAGCGAGGGAGGCCGCAAAGTCGCCCGGCTGGGGAAATGCTCG GGTCACTCCAGCTTTATAACACATCTGGACTGGGCAGAGGACAGCTCCTGCTTTGTCACCAACTCAGGGGACTATGAGATCTTGTACT GGGATCCAGCCACATGTAAGCAAATCACGAGCGCAGACATGGTGCGGAATGTGGAGTGGGCGACAGCCACCTGCGTCCTGGGATTCGGCGTGTTCG GGATCTGGTCTGAGGGAGTCGATGGCACTGACATCAATGCAGTGGCCCGTTCCCACGAGGGGACGCTGCTGGCTTCGGCGGATGATTTCGGCAAAGTGCATCTGTTCGCCTATCCTTGTTCTCATCCCAGG GCACCAAGCCACAAATACGGGGGCCACAGCAGCCACGTGACCAACGTGGCCTTCCTGTGGGATGATTCGGCTGCTCTTTCAGCTGGTGGCAAAGACACCAGTGTCTTGCAGTGGCGGGTGGTCTGA
- the EML2 gene encoding echinoderm microtubule-associated protein-like 2 isoform X1, whose protein sequence is MATGGRARAGIAAMSEREREPGPACPPGLYDTSSLLRFCHDDSLSGSGMEVDDRVSALEQRLQLQEDELAVLKAALADALRRLRVCEEQGTAIRARATPKGRAPLRLGPAATVCQLLKGFPSRSSVNGVLTPRRPGGYATSPSSPKKEATSGRSHSGRRCPSPERLSSVRRDERSRTTSSSSNCSGKKDGKTKEVIFSLEEGSVKMYLRGRPVPMLIPDSLAPTYSLDTRPELPAKRFKLDWVYGYRGRDCRANLYLLPTGEIVYFVASVGVLYSVEEQRQRHYLGHTDDIKCLAVHPDMVTIATGQVAGTTKEGKPLPPHVRVWDSVSLSTLHVLGLGAFDRAVCCVGFSKSNGGNLLCAVDDSNDHVLSVWDWAKEQKVTEVKCSNEAVLVATFHPTEPNLIITCGKSHIYFWNLEGGNLSKRQGIFEKHEKPKYVLSVAFTEGGDVVTGDSSGNIYIWGKGGTRISQAVPGAHEGGVFGLCVLRDGTLVSGGGRDRRVVLWGRDYSQLQEVEVPEALGPVRTVAEGRGDELFVGTTRNSILRGSIHTGFSALVQGHTEELWGLAAHPSRSQFVTCGQDKQVHLWSADSHQPIWSKIIEDPARSAGFHPSGSVLAVGTVTGRWLLLDTETHDLVAIHTDGNEQISVVSFSPDGAFLAVGSHDNLVYVYSVSEGGRKVARLGKCSGHSSFITHLDWAEDSSCFVTNSGDYEILYWDPATCKQITSADMVRNVEWATATCVLGFGVFGIWSEGVDGTDINAVARSHEGTLLASADDFGKVHLFAYPCSHPRAPSHKYGGHSSHVTNVAFLWDDSAALSAGGKDTSVLQWRVV, encoded by the exons ATGGCGACGGGAGGCCGGGCCCGGGCTGGGATCGCAGCGATGTCTGAGCGAGAGCGGGAGCCGGGCCCGGCCTGCCCCCCCGGCCTGTACGACACCTCCTCTCTGCTTCGCTTCTGCCACG ATGACAGCCTGTCCGGGAGCGGCATGGAGGTGGACGACCGCGTGTCGGCGCTGGAGCAGCGGCTGCAGCTGCAGGAGGACGAGCTGGCTGTACTGAAGGCGGCGCTGGCCGACGCCCTGCGCCGGCTCCGCGTGTGTGAGGAGCAGGGAACGGCGATCCGCGCGCGCGCGACCCCCAAAGGCCGAGCCCCGCTGCGCCTGGGCCCCGCAGCCACAG tATGCCAGCTCCTGAAAGGCTTCCCCTCCCGATCCTCGGTGAATGGCGTGCTGACCCCCAGGCGCCCTGGGGGCTACGCCACCTCGCCCTCCTCCCCCAAGAAGGAAGCGACCTCGGGGAGAAG CCACAGCGGGCGGCGTTGCCCTTCTCCGGAACGCCTCTCCTCGGTCCGCCGGGATGAGCGCAGCCGCACCACATCCTCCAGCAGCAACTGCAGCGGCAAGAAGGACGG CAAGACCAAAGAAGTTATCTTCAGCCTGG AGGAGGGATCCGTGAAGATGTACCTTCGGGGCCGCCCGGTGCCCATGCTGATCCCCGACTCTCTGGCGCCCACTTACAGCCTGGACACGCGCCCAGAGCTCCCTGCTAAGCGATTCAAGTTGGACTGGGT CTACGGGTACCGGGGGCGGGACTGCCGGGCCAACCTCTACCTGCTGCCCACGGGGGAGATCGTGTACTTCGTGGCCTCCGTGGGCGTCCTCTACAGCGTGGAGGAACAGAGGCAGCGCCACTATCTGGGCCACACCGACGACATCAAGTG cCTGGCAGTTCATCCTGACATGGTCACCATCGCCACGGGACAAGTGGCTGGGACCACCAAAGAGGGCAAG CCACTGCCTCCCCACGTGAGGGTCTGGGACTCGGTTTCCCTCTCTACTCTGCACGTGCTAGGTCTGGGTGCTTTTGACCGAGCTGTCTGTTGTGTGGGCTTCTCCAAGTCA AATGGAGGGAACCTACTCTGTGCTGTGGATGACTCCAACGACCACGTGCTGTCTGTGTGGGACTGGGCCAAGGAGCAAAAAGTGACTGAAGTCAAG TGTTCCAACGAGGCCGTCCTGGTAGCCACCTTCCATCCCACTGAGCCCAACCTCATCATCACTTGTGGGAAGTCCCACATCTACTTCTGGAACCTTGAAGGAGGAAACCTGAGCAAGAGGCAAGGGATCTTTGAG aAACATGAGAAGCCCAAGTACGTGCTGAGTGTCGCCTTCACTGAGGGCGGCGATGTGGTCACTGGAGATTCCAGTGGCAACATCTACATCTGGGGAAAAG GGGGGACTCGGATCAGCCAGGCGGTGCCCGGGGCCCACGAGGGCGGTGTCTTCGGCCTGTGCGTCCTGCGGGACGGGACGCTGGTGTCTGGGGGCGGCCGAGACCGGCGCGTGGTGCTCTGGGGGCGGGACTACAGCCAACTGCAGGAGGTTGAG GTCCCAGAGGCCCTTGGGCCAGTGCGCACAGTGGCAGAAGGCCGGGGAGATGAGCTGTTTGTGGGCACAACCCGCAACTCCATCCTTCGGGGCTCCATCCACACTGGTTTCTCTGCCCTGGTCCAG GGCCACACTGAGGAGCTCTGGGGTCTGGCTGCCCACCCCAGCCGAAGCCAGTTTGTCACCTGTGGCCAGGACAAGCAAGTACACTTGTGGAGTGCCGATTCCCACCAACCCATATGGAGCAAGATCATAGAG GATCCTGCCCGTTCAGCTGGCTTTCACCCCAGTGGTTCTGTCCTGGCTGTGGGTACAGTCACTGGCAG GTGGCTCCTCCTGGACACCGAGACCCACGACCTCGTAGCCATCCATACAGATGGTAACGAGCAGATCTCCGTGGTCAGCTTTTCCCCAG ATGGGGCGTTCCTGGCCGTGGGCTCCCACGACAACCTAGTGTACGTGTACAGTGTGAGCGAGGGAGGCCGCAAAGTCGCCCGGCTGGGGAAATGCTCG GGTCACTCCAGCTTTATAACACATCTGGACTGGGCAGAGGACAGCTCCTGCTTTGTCACCAACTCAGGGGACTATGAGATCTTGTACT GGGATCCAGCCACATGTAAGCAAATCACGAGCGCAGACATGGTGCGGAATGTGGAGTGGGCGACAGCCACCTGCGTCCTGGGATTCGGCGTGTTCG GGATCTGGTCTGAGGGAGTCGATGGCACTGACATCAATGCAGTGGCCCGTTCCCACGAGGGGACGCTGCTGGCTTCGGCGGATGATTTCGGCAAAGTGCATCTGTTCGCCTATCCTTGTTCTCATCCCAGG GCACCAAGCCACAAATACGGGGGCCACAGCAGCCACGTGACCAACGTGGCCTTCCTGTGGGATGATTCGGCTGCTCTTTCAGCTGGTGGCAAAGACACCAGTGTCTTGCAGTGGCGGGTGGTCTGA